AATAGAAGAACAATTAGCAAGCATTCAAGATGATTTTATAATTTCTGCTGTTAAAACAGGAATGTTATTCACAACAGAAATCGTTCAGTTGGTAGCTGATGTGATAAAAAAAGCAAACATGGGACCATTGGTTGTTGATCCAGTGATGGTTGCTAAAAGTGGTCAACCGTTATTAAAAGAAAGTGCAATACAAGCACTAATTCAGGAATTATTGCCATCCGCATTTATTATCACACCCAACATACCAGAAGCTGAAATCATCACAAAAAAACAAATTAAAACAAAAGATGAAATGATTGAAGCTGGAAAAAGAATTCAAGCGTTAGGAGTACCAAATGTTATTATTAAAGGTGGCCATCATAATAGCGAACGAACTGTTTCTTCAGATCTCGTTTTATTTGCTGATAGAGAAATTCAATGGTTAACAACACCAAGAATTTCTACAAAAAATACGCATGGCACTGGTTGTACCTTCTCGGCTTGTATTACATCAGAATTGGCAAAAAGGCAAGAATTATCAAAAGCCATTCAAACTTCTAAAGCTTTTATCCAAGCGGCAATTGAAGATGGTATTATTGTGGGAAGCGGACATGGGCCAACAAATCATTGGGCATATAGAAATGTAGAGAAGAGGTAAGAAGAGATGCTTACTAGTCAACAATTAAAAAAAGCCTTACAAATTTATTTTATTGCTGGTACTCAAGATACCAATGGTTCTTCTTTACAATTATTAAATGTTCTTGATAAAGCTTTAACAGCTGGCATCACTTGTTTTCAGTATCGAGAAAAAGGAGCCAATAGTTTAAAAAAAAGCCTAGAAAGAAAAAGGATGGCACGTGCTTGTCAAAGATTATGTCGAAAACATCAGGTTCCCTTTATTATTAATGATGATATTGAACTAGCTTTGGAAATTGATGCAGACGGCATTCATGTTGGGCAAAATGATGAAGCGATTAGTAAAGTTATTCAAAAAAATCCAAATAAAATTATCGGATTGTCTTGCCACAATGTGACTGAAATTACATATGCAAATACATTCAAAGAAATTTCCTATTATGGAATTGGACCAATTTTTCCGACATCGTCTAAATTAGATGCCGATAAACCATTAGGGTTGGATCAACTTAAAACAATGGTAGCAGTTGCGAAAAAACCAACTGTGGCTATTGGTGGCATTTCTATTAAAAATGCTGTAGATATATGGCAAAGCAATGCAGACGGTTTAGCGATTATTTCAGCAATCACGCAAGCAGAAAATCTAGAAGAAACAATTGAACTACTTAAGTTTAACTAAGTATAGAGGTATAGTAAAACTGCCAGTCAACCTTTATAGGTGCCTGGTAGTTTTTTACTCTATTTTTATAATAAATTACAGTTATTAAAAAATAACAAATAATTTGTTTCACTTTAATTGTTAATTTTTAAATTTTGATTTATACTTGTAGTAAGAAACGTTATGTAATCGTTTTCAATTTATAAAAAAGTAAATGAAAGTTATAATTTTTACGATAAATGAAACAAACAGTAAGTAAAATTATCAAAATAACTAAATGATTTCATTTACCTAATTGACAAATAAAATTAGAAAATTTATAATAAATAACAAGGAGTGAGACATGATATTGATTAAGGGTGTTATGGAAATGGGTTATTCTTTGATTATCTGCATTTTATGTAAGAAAATAAGTGAATGTAATTATATTAAAATGAGAAGGCTTTCTTTCTAAAAAAATTGATGATTGCTTTACTGCGTATAAAACACTAACAATCCTCAATTCTTACCTATTTAAACAGACTTAAAAATAGAAGGTTTAAATAAATCAATAAATTAATCTCTATTTAGTTAATGAACAAAAATATTCATAGAAAAATGAATATAATAAGAAGATTTAACAGAGTTCATTCTACTGAGCTTCAAATTTTTTACATAGCTAATTACTAGTTTTTATAATAGAGGGAGGAAAATAAAATGAAATTAGTCAAATCACCAACCACAACAAATATTAATATGGAAAGATTGTTTCCAAATCTTTCGAAATTTATTTTTAATCAAAAGTCAATCAAGTATTATAAACTATATACCTTGGATCGTACGCAAATTATTTTAGCAGATATCCATGACAAGGTTGTTGTTATTATGATTAACAACAAGAAAAAAATTACAGAAGCAGAAATTGATTTAATTATTCAACAACTCATTAAAACAGAAAAAAGCAATGTAGAGATCAATCGAGATTTTAAGAAAGAATTAATTGAAAGGGGAGCTAATTTTACAGAACCGCTTAAAGACGTTATTTTATTAAAAAAAATATGGGTAGGTAGAGACAAGGAAAGCATCATGTTACCATTTGTCATTTAGTAGTATTGAAAATAAAAATAAATTTATAGATATTTTATAGGTATATAGGAAGAAACTTCTTTATTGACATATGAATATATTTTCATGTATAATAACATATGAATAAATGATCAGATGTTCATATAAAAATTGGAGGCTAATCTAACGATGCGAAAAATATATAGATTAGAAGGTTTAGATTGTGCAAATTGTGCAATGAAAATTGAAAATGCTATTCAAAAAGTACAAGGAATCAATCATGCTTCAGTCGATTTTCTGTCCACGAAACTTACTATAGAGACTGAAAATATGCAGGCATCACAAATAGAAGCAGATACAAAAAAAGTAATTCAACGAATAGAGCCAACTGTAAAATTGATTCCTTTTAGTAAATAGAAGATACAACTAAGAAAAACCATACTTTTAGTCCATTCATTCGTATTATACTTACAGCAATTTTTTTTCATTATCTTATCTTATTCTCCTTTTGTTCTAAATAAAGAAATTAATTTTTTATGTTATTTCACTCTCTATTTATTCATTGGTAGTAATGTAATAAAAAAAGCAGTTATCAATTGTTTTCATGGTGAAATTTTTGATGAAAATTTTTTAATGCTTGTGGCAACGTTTGGCGCTTTTTTTATTAAGGAATACCCGGAAGCCATTGCCGTAATGCTTTTTTATCAGATAGGCGAATGGGTTCAACAACTAGCTGTTAATCATTCAAAAGAATCAATTGAATCATTAATGAATTTAAGACCAGATAAAGCAAATTTGATAGCAAAAAATGATATTCGAGTGGTTTCACCAGAAACGATTAAAATAAAGGATAAAATCCTTGTTAAACCAGGAGAAAAGGTACCATTAGATGGAAAAGTTATTTCAGGTGAAGGATTAGTGGATACTTCTGCATTGACAGGTGAATCTGTTCCTAGGACGCTGAAACCAGGTGCAGAAATTTTAAGTGGTTTTATTAATAAAAATAGTGCCCTAACCATCGAAGTAACAAAAGGATTCAACGATTCAACTGCTAGTAAATTGTTAGAATTAATGGAAGAAGCTAGTGATAAAAAGGCTAATACAGAAAATTTTATTACTAAATTTGCTCATTATTATACGCCGATTGTCGTTTTTTCTGCAGTATTACTTGCAGTCGTTCCACCTATTTTATTAACAAATGCCAATTTTTATGTATGGCTTTCTAGAGCTTTAACATTTCTAGTTATTTCATGTCCATGCGCATTGGTTATTTCAGTTCCGTTGAGTTTTTTTGGTGGAATTGGCGGCGCTAGTAAACTTGGTATTCTAATCAAGGGAAGTAATTATTTAGAAATATTGGCAAAGACAGATACAATTGTATTCGATAAAACAGGGACGCTAACAGAGGGAGTCTTTGAAGTTCAAAAAATTGAAAGTACTTGTTTACCAAAAGAGGAATTATTAAGATTGGCAGTGATTGCAGAACAAAATTCCATTCATCCTATTGCTTTATCTCTTAAGAAAAGTTACCCTAATAAAGTACCAACTGCAAGCGAAATAGAAGAATTATCAGGATATGGCATTAAAGCAAAAATAGAAGGAAAACTGATTTATATTGGGAATGAACAACTTATGAAACAACAAAAAATTGCCTTACCAACTATTAGTGAATTAAGAACCGTACTATTTATGGCAATTGATGGGCAGTATGCTGGTTATTTTGTTATTTCAGATCGATTGAAAAAAAATGTAAAAGAAACGATCCAATCACTTCGCACTTTAGGTATTCAAAATATAATGATGTTAACTGGAGATAATCAAAAAATTGCACAGAAAACTGCTCAAACGTTACAACTTGATAAAGTATATGCAGAATTGCTTCCTAAAGATAAAGTTGATTGCATAGAACAATTCATGAAAAAGAAACCAGCAGAAAAAAAGGTGGCTTTTGTTGGCGATGGTATGAATGATGCACCTGTTTTAGCACGTGCCGATATAGGCATTGCGATGGGTGGATTAGGCAGTGATGCAGCAATAGAAGCTGCTGATATGGTTATTATGAATGATGAACCGGGTAAAATAATTCCTGCGATTCAGCTAGCTCGTAGAACTTTAAAAATAGCAAAACAAAATATTGCGTTTGCTATTGGTATTAAGCTCTTAGTGCTTCTATTAAGCACTATTGGTTTAACTTCAATGAGTACTGCAATTTTTGCTGATGTTGGGGTAACGATTTTAGCTGTATTGAATGCAATGTGATGCTTACAAATAAATAAACTAGTAAGAAATGAAGATAAATAACCCTTAAATGGGTGATTTTATAACACAAGTTAGATGAATTTAAATCGATTAAAAGACAAAGAATAAAATTCTTTGTCTTTTAATTGATTTAATGTTCTAATAGATAGTTTCAATGACTAAATTAATCTTCTATTTATAATCTTTAACTCTTATTCATCTATTTTTTAGTACTATGAAGTTAATGTTTTGTTTTTATTACTTTGAATAAATGCAGCCAAAAAGAAAAGGAAGCTTTCAATTTTTTACTAGGTAGCATATAATGAAGAAGAATCTTATCTGCAGTTTTGATATGACTTGTTTCATATCAAGATATTTTTGATTAAATAGTTAAAAAGTAGGAGGTATTTGGTATGGCAACAAAGGAGAAGAACAGATACAAAGCTTTGATTGCTGATAATACATACACAATTATTGGAAAAGAAACGAAGCAACACATGGATTGTGTAATAAAGTTAGTCAATGAACAATTAATTGAAATCAAGCATATGTCTTCACAAATAAATGATGAACAAGCATCGATCTTATTAGCAATTAATGCTGTTTCTGATCAATTAAAAAAACAAGAAAAAATTATAGAATTAGAACAACAGATCGTTGAATTGAAGCAACGAACAATTAAATTTGCTGAAATGGAAAATCGAATTAAACGCATGGAAGCCATTGAAGATGAGGCAAGAGAGATGCTTAAGAAAAATGGACAAGAAGACATTGAAATACATAATTATGTAGAAGCACAACAAATTCTTAATGAAAATCGTAAAAAACAAATACAAAATAAAACCATAACTGAATCCTAAATAGAAGAATCAAAGAAAGGATTAATAAAGCATGTTCACACTTTTTATTCTATTAATATTGATTGTAAGCTTTTATACTGGACGTAAGCG
The genomic region above belongs to Melissococcus plutonius ATCC 35311 and contains:
- the thiE gene encoding thiamine phosphate synthase; this translates as MLTSQQLKKALQIYFIAGTQDTNGSSLQLLNVLDKALTAGITCFQYREKGANSLKKSLERKRMARACQRLCRKHQVPFIINDDIELALEIDADGIHVGQNDEAISKVIQKNPNKIIGLSCHNVTEITYANTFKEISYYGIGPIFPTSSKLDADKPLGLDQLKTMVAVAKKPTVAIGGISIKNAVDIWQSNADGLAIISAITQAENLEETIELLKFN
- a CDS encoding DUF1827 family protein, yielding MKLVKSPTTTNINMERLFPNLSKFIFNQKSIKYYKLYTLDRTQIILADIHDKVVVIMINNKKKITEAEIDLIIQQLIKTEKSNVEINRDFKKELIERGANFTEPLKDVILLKKIWVGRDKESIMLPFVI
- a CDS encoding cell division protein ZapA, with the protein product MATKEKNRYKALIADNTYTIIGKETKQHMDCVIKLVNEQLIEIKHMSSQINDEQASILLAINAVSDQLKKQEKIIELEQQIVELKQRTIKFAEMENRIKRMEAIEDEAREMLKKNGQEDIEIHNYVEAQQILNENRKKQIQNKTITES
- the thiD gene encoding bifunctional hydroxymethylpyrimidine kinase/phosphomethylpyrimidine kinase: MKGKLIAQALTIAGFDGGGGAGMQADLKVFQERQVFGTSVLTALPIQNTKGVSNIFPIPLQAIEEQLASIQDDFIISAVKTGMLFTTEIVQLVADVIKKANMGPLVVDPVMVAKSGQPLLKESAIQALIQELLPSAFIITPNIPEAEIITKKQIKTKDEMIEAGKRIQALGVPNVIIKGGHHNSERTVSSDLVLFADREIQWLTTPRISTKNTHGTGCTFSACITSELAKRQELSKAIQTSKAFIQAAIEDGIIVGSGHGPTNHWAYRNVEKR